From the Cohaesibacter sp. ES.047 genome, the window CATTTCGATCTCTCTTTCCAATCTGTAGGTAAGGTTTTTAATATTTATTGATTGACTGATCAATAAATATCAGGATAAATCCATTTTGCAACCCGCATTGCAGGAAAATCAAGCTTGGTCAGAAAATCGGAACAGGAAAGACGCGAAGAGTTGATCGCAGCCACCATTCGTGAGGTGGCGGCCGTGGGCTCGTTGAATGTAACGACCAGCCAGATCGCCAAGAGCGCCGGCGTGTCTGCAGGTCTCGCCTTTCACTACTTCAAGGACAAGGACAGCCTGTTTCTGGCTGCCATGCGCGATATTCTGACACGGTATGGTTCCGATGTTCGAGCCGCGCTTGGCCGGTCGCAGGGCCCGCAAGCACGACTTGAGGCAATCGTACACTCCAGCTTCAACAACCGCAACTTCACGCGCGAGGCGATTGCGTCCTGGCTGATTTTCTACACATTGGCGCTCAAATCACCGGTGGCGCAACGCCTGCTCTATGTCTATCAGCGGCGTCTGCACAGCAATCTGGTGTTTAATCTGCGCGGCCTGATCGGCGGGCGGTCGCCGGATGTTGCACGCCGTGTGGCCGGTCTGATTGACGGGCTTTACCTACGCTATGCGCTTGATGAGACGACGAATGCGGGCCACGAGGCCGCAGACCATGTGCTCAGAGCCATCGCGGCCGAATGCACTGAAGTGCGTGAGAATGATGAAATTTCCATCGATGAGGCTGACCCAAGCCCGATGGACCCCTTTGCCAAACCCCAGGAGTAGATGCCCATGACGACGGCATATCAGCCGCTCGCAAGCCATTTTGTGAACGGGCAGTATATTGATGATGAAAGCGGACCGGACATTCCCGTGATCTATCCGGCGACCGGTGCCGTGTTTGCGACGGTGCACAGCGCGACGCCCAAGATTGTGGGTCAGGCGATTGCATCGGCTGAACGCGCCCAGAAGGAATGGGCCGAGCGATCCGGTGTGGAACGGGGACGGGTGCTGCTGCGTGCAGCCCAGATCCTGCGCGAGAGAAACCGAGAGTTGTCCGAACTTGAAACCCATGATACGGGCAAGCCCCTGTCCGAGACACTCGTTGCTGATGCGACGTCCGGTGCGGATGCGCTGGAGTATTTCGGCGGTCTTGCAGCGACATTGACCGGCGAGCAGATCCCGATTGCGGGCGGAGACTTTGTTTATACGCGCCGCGAGCCTTTGGGCGTGTGCGTCGGGATCGGGGCGTGGAACTATCCCATCCAGATCGCATCCTGGAAGGCCGCGCCTGCTCTGGCGTGCGGCAATGCCATGATTTTCAAACCCTCGGAAGTCACGCCGCTATCAGCGCTCAAGCTTGCCGAGATCCTTGTTGAGGCGGGCGCTCCGGCCGGTCTGTTCAATGTTGTACAGGGTTATGGCGACGTGGGCGCTGCGCTGGTATCCGATCCGCGCGTCGACAAGGTGTCCCTGACAGGATCCGTGCCAACGGGCCAGAAAGTCTACGCCAGTGCCGCAGGCGGTCTCAAGCATGCCACTATGGAG encodes:
- the betI gene encoding transcriptional regulator BetI, with protein sequence MVRKSEQERREELIAATIREVAAVGSLNVTTSQIAKSAGVSAGLAFHYFKDKDSLFLAAMRDILTRYGSDVRAALGRSQGPQARLEAIVHSSFNNRNFTREAIASWLIFYTLALKSPVAQRLLYVYQRRLHSNLVFNLRGLIGGRSPDVARRVAGLIDGLYLRYALDETTNAGHEAADHVLRAIAAECTEVRENDEISIDEADPSPMDPFAKPQE
- the betB gene encoding betaine-aldehyde dehydrogenase — protein: MTTAYQPLASHFVNGQYIDDESGPDIPVIYPATGAVFATVHSATPKIVGQAIASAERAQKEWAERSGVERGRVLLRAAQILRERNRELSELETHDTGKPLSETLVADATSGADALEYFGGLAATLTGEQIPIAGGDFVYTRREPLGVCVGIGAWNYPIQIASWKAAPALACGNAMIFKPSEVTPLSALKLAEILVEAGAPAGLFNVVQGYGDVGAALVSDPRVDKVSLTGSVPTGQKVYASAAGGLKHATMELGGKSPIVIFDDADFDNAVSAAINGNFYSTGQICSNGTRVFVQSGLHDAFLDRLTERMKDAVIGNPMDEATTIGPMVSDKQRQIVLGYIEKGQAEGAKLVAGGHAIKGEGFYIEPTVFAGVTDEMTIAREEIFGPVMSVLSFEDEDEAVRRANDTRFGLAAGVFTRDLARAHRVASRFEAGTCYINTYNLTPVEAPFGGVKNSGVGRENSKAAIDHYSQLKSVYVCLGDTEAPF